Genomic segment of Coffea arabica cultivar ET-39 chromosome 1e, Coffea Arabica ET-39 HiFi, whole genome shotgun sequence:
CATGTCTGTTCGGTATCAGCTTTAttggattttgtgttttgagAAGACAAAAGTAAAAGTCCAAAGCTACTGAAATAATGTTGCAGGAAATAACAAAAGGTACTTCCACCACGGATCTGACACCACTGAACCAACCTTTGTTCAAGATCCCGTGTTCTTCTCCCCTTTACCCCTCCTCATGAAAAACGAAGGAAACCCTAATGGAACCATGAAACAGATTCAGAGATATTACAGGCATCACGGCTTCGTAATCAATTAACTTCGACCAGCTTGATCGGttcagaaaataaaataaataaaatctgGAGGAGTAGAAAACTTATGAACATGCAGTTGATCTTGTTATTTGTTATGTCCTGCTATCCATCCTTCAGACAGgtatcataaaatggaaaaaactTATTGATGAAAAGACTGCACCAAGACAAAGGAGGGAGTGATAAAAGCTTGCTCGTTCGAGAAATTTGAAAGGAATAAATGCTTGAAGCAaagtagaaagaaagaaagaaaatatacataaatatttcaACCAATCAACGAATTACACAAGCAAACTAAagatgctctctctctctccctatGTCTCAAAACTATATGTAACACTAACAACAGCAATCTAGTACAATACCATAATAATTATCATGGATAGTTTATGATCTATATCCGAAATATGTAGATCCTTACATACAAGGATATATTATAAATAGGTTCTTTTGCTATACAATTCTACAAAAGAGGATATGATAGAGAATTAAGGGCAAAAAGTGATGCTAATAACAATGGCCAAGACAACAAAGCCAATTAACTTAATCCTCTCGCTGAGGACAACTAATATTTGGCGGCGACTGATACGAGGATTACCAGAGATGATAGCAACGACTCAAGCTAGCTAGCTAGCATCCTTCCCGGTTCGTGAGTAGACTTCAAATTGTGTAATTCAACGAGCTTACCTTTTCAATTTGATATGGGGTTTGGTCCGCTTGGAACTTCATGTTCACCAGCTTCAAACTCCCTAGAAgcagaagatgatgatgatgatgatggcgTGTGCATAGTTTTGCTCCTTCTGGAGTGCAGTTTCATAGCAGATGATGGTGGTGATGGCGATGAGGCTGATGATGGTGAAGAATGAGGGACAAGAGTTTGAGTTGATTCCAGAGATGGACTAATGGAGGGATCAGAGGAGTGTACGAGAACGAGGAAGATGAAAATGAGGCcaagaaagagaaggaaagggttttgggattttgaagaGCTTTCGGAGATTTTCGATGAGGTTTTCAATGTTGCCATGCAATCAGGAATAAGAAGCCACCCCCCGACAGCCCACAAGAGATCAATATCCATGAACCACTTATACACCTCCCCAACTGCTAGCTAAGTAGCTAGAGATCCAGAGTCGCGGAGGGCAGAAGacagagaagaaagagaaagagggagACAAAGAATAGAAGGAAAGCAAGAAAGATGGAAAGATGGGAGGAGAGAAGCTTCACCAAAAGTAAACATGGGaaagaagtttttgaaattcgGTACACATTTGTTGGGGAGGAATTAAAGAACCACCTCAGCATCGACGTAATATTTATTTTGAGGT
This window contains:
- the LOC140020005 gene encoding CLAVATA3/ESR (CLE)-related protein TDIF-like; this encodes MDIDLLWAVGGWLLIPDCMATLKTSSKISESSSKSQNPFLLFLGLIFIFLVLVHSSDPSISPSLESTQTLVPHSSPSSASSPSPPSSAMKLHSRRSKTMHTPSSSSSSSASREFEAGEHEVPSGPNPISN